The Deltaproteobacteria bacterium sequence AGCGCCGAGCAGCGCAAGGAGCAACCCGCAGGAATACCTGGAAGGTATTCCGAGGACGTGCGACGCCGCGATGCGACGGCGCTCTGAAGCCCGGCGACGGGAGGGGATTTTTTCACAGCCTCTCAGTCCGCCCCCGACGTACGGGTGTCCGGCGGCGCCCGGTCGGCGGCCTCGACGAAGGTCGCGTGCGCGAGCGAGCGCAAGCTCCCGTCCGGCGCCGGGACGAAGCCCGTGAGGGCGCGGTGCTTCACGACGACGTTCTCCGCCCACCAGAGCGGGACGATCGGCAGATCCGCGGCGGCGCGGCGCTGCACCTCGGCGTAGAGGCGGCGGCGCTCCCCGCGGTCCTCGGTCGCGCGCGCGGCCGCGACGAGGCCGTCCATCGCGGGGTCGGCGTAGCCGCCGCGGTTCACGCCGGCCGGTGGCCGCATCGTCGAGTGGAACATCCGGAAGTAGATGTCGGGGTCCCGGACCCCGACCCACGCGAGCGCGTAGAGCTCGAAGTTGCCGCGCTTGATGTCCTCGTAGAAGGTCGCCCACTCGTAGCTGCGGATGTCGAGGGCGAGCCCGAGCGTTCCGAGGTCGTGCTGGAACACTTCGGCGATCCGGCGGCGCAGCTCGACCGTCGAGGTCTTGTAGGAGAAGCGCCGGAGCGCTGCGTCCGCGTCGGCGCCGAGCCCGGCGGCGCGCAGCAGCGCCGCGGCGCGCGCCGGATCGTACGGATGGCGGGCGACGTCGCCCGCGTACGCCCAGTGCGACGGCGGCAGGAGGCCCGTCGCCGGCGTCGCCGTGCCGCGCAGCAGATGGCGGACGATCGCCTCGCGGTCGATGCCGGCCGCGATCGCGGTCCGCACGCGGCGATCGGCGAGGCGCGGGTCGCGGAGATTCAGGCCGAGATACTGGAACGTCGTCCCCGGCGAGACGACGAGCTCGAGAGCAGGCCGCGCCGCGAGCCAGGGCAGGAGGTCGGGGTCGAGCGCGTTCTGCACGAGGTGGACGCCGCCGTTCGCGAGCTCGAGGGCGCGGACGACCCCGTCGGGCACGACGCGGAAGCGCACGCGCGCGAGCCGGGGCGCCCCGTCGGGCGCTTCGCCCCACGGCGCGAGATCGACGCCGCCGCCGTCGAGCAGTCCCGCCACGCGAAAGGGCCCGGTGCCGACGACGGCCGCCGGCGCGACCGGCCCCGTCGTCGTGAGCCGGGCGGGCAGGATGCCGAGGCTCGTGCTCTCCAGGAACGACGCCGACACCTCGCGCAGGCGGAAGGCCACGGTCCGCGGATCGAGCGCCTCGACCGCGACGATCGCGGCGAGGGCTTCGCGCTTCGGGGAACCGACGGCGGGATCGAGCACCGAACGGTAGGTCGCGATCACGTCGGCGGCGGTGAGCGGCGTCCCGTCGTGGAAGCGGACGTCCGGGCGCAGGGTGAACTGCCACTCGAGCGGCGAGGGGTGCCGCCATGCCGCGAGCGCGGGGACGGCCTCGCCGCGCGCGTCGTGGGTGGTGAGGCCGTCGCTCACGAGCTCGGAGACGAGCGAGGAGTTCGCGTCGGTCGTGAAGCGCGGGTCGAGCGCCGTCGGCGCGCTCTCGAGCGCGATCACCACGGTGCCCGGCGGCGCGGCGGTCGCGGTCGGGCGGCCACATGACAAGACGCAGAGCAGCAGGCTCGCGAGCAGCGCGCCCGCGGCGCGCGCGTGACGCCCGTCGCGTTCCGCGATGACGAAACCGCGTTGACACTTTTTTCGATCGTGCCATACGATCGTTGACCGTGACGGTGAACGAGAGGGCGGCTCGTGATCGCGCGTAGCGTACGGCGCTCGTTCGTCGCGCTCGTCGCCCTCGTCGCGACCGCCGGCGCGAGCCAGGCGAAGCCGCCGTCGCTCTTTCCGGAGCCCGCCGCGCTCCGCGCCCAGGTCGCTTTCTGGGAACGGATCTTCGGCGTCTACTCGAAGCACCAGATCGTCCTGCACGATCCCGAAAACCTCGCCCGCGTCTACAGCGTTCTGGACTTCCGCGATCGCGCGGCCGCCGGCGAGAGCGAGCTCGTGCTCGAGCTCGCCGAGCGCGACGCCGTCGCACAGGAGCGGGAGCGCATCCGAGGAGTTCTTCTCCGCCTCGACGCGCGCCAGGGCAACACCGGTGGCCTCGACGACGACGAGCGGAAGCTATGGGACCTCTTCGGGAAAGACAAGGATCCGAAGCGGTTCGCGCTCGCCGCCGACGCCGGACGCATCCGGTCGCAACGCGGGCTCCGCGAGCGGTTCGCCGAGGGCGTCCGCATCTCCCGTCGCTACCTCGCCGAGATGGAGGAGGTCTTCCGTCGCGAAGGCCTGCCGGTCGAGCTCACGCGCCTGCCCCTCGTCGAGTCGTGCTTCGACATCGAGGCGTACTCGAAAGTCGGCGCCGCCGGCATCTGGCAGTTCATGCCGTCGACGGGGCGGAACTACATGGCGATCGCCGGAGTGGTCGACGAGCGCCGCGATCCCCTGCGGGCGACGCGCGGCGCGGCCCTCCATCTGAAGGAGAACTACGAGGTCCTCGGCAACTGGCCCCTCGCGATCACCGCCTACAACCACGGACGCGCCGGGATGGCGCGCGCGGCGCGCGAGACGGGGACCGACGACATCGGCAAGATCGTGAAGCGGTACCGCGGGCCGCTTTTCGGGTTCGCCTCGCGGAACTTCTACGCCGAGTTCCTCGCCGCGCTGCACGTCGAGCGGCGCTACAGGGACTACTTCGGCGAGCTGCAGTTCGAAGGGCCATTCGTCGGCGACGAGGTGCGGCTTTCGGAGGCGCTCGCAGGACACGTCGCCGCGAGCTGCGCCGACGTCCCGCCGGCGGAGCTCGCGGCGCTGAACCCGGCCGTCGACAGCGCGGTCTTCCTCGGCGGCGGCAACATCCCGCGCGGCTATCTGCTGCGGGTGCCGCAGGGCACCGCGGGGGCGTTCCAGCAGCGCCTCGCGCAGATCGCCGCCGACGCGCGGATCGTCGCGGTGCGGTCGGGACGCAAGGCCGACGGCAGGAGCGTCGCGGTGCGCGCGACGCCGCGCGGTGCCGCCGGCGGCGAGGTCGCCGCGCGGACGCATACCGTCAGGCGCGGCCAGACGCTCTCGCACATCGCCGAGCGCTACCGCGTGCCGGTCGGCAAGCTGCGCGACGCGAACCGCCTGCGCGGGAACTCCGTGAAGGCGGGGCAGGTCCTGAGGATCCCGACGGGCTGAGCCCGGCGCGGCGCCGCCGGACGGCGCGTTCCGGAGCCCGCCGGTCCGTCAGGCCTCCGGGGGACGGGTCGCGGTCTCGGCTCCGGCGCTGCGCGCCCGCTTCGCCGGCGGGGCAGCGGCGCGCTCGGCTTCGAAGGCGCCGGCGCGCGAGCCGTAGGTGGTCGCGTAGACGTGGGTGAACTCGGCGCCGAGGAAGAAGACCTGCGCCGAATAGTAGACCCACACCAGGATGACGACGAGCGACCCGGCGGCGCCGTACACCGATGCGACACCGCTCGAGCCGAGGTAGCGTGCGAGCGCCCACTGTCCGACGCTGAAGAGCGTGGCGGTCACGGCGGCGCCGACGCCGACATCGCGCCACGCGACGGGCGTGTCTGGCAGAACCTTGAAGATCATCCCGAACATGAGGGCGCTCGTCACGAGCGCGAGCAGGTGCTGCGTGTAGAGGAACGTGCCGAACCACGTTTGTACCGCGGCGGCGATCGCGTGCAGGACGAGCGATACGATCAGGAGGAACCCGATGCCGACGACGAGCGCGAAGGAGCGGAGGCGGGCGAGCACGATACTGGCGACGCCGGCGTCGGTCGTGGGCACGCGCCAGATGCCGTTCAACCCGGATTGCAGCTCGCTGAAGACGGCCGTCGCGCCGAGCAGGATCGTGACGAGGCTCGTGGCGGCGGCCACGCCGCCCGCGCCGGGCTTGCGCGCGCCTTCGAGGAGGCCGCGGACGGCCGCCCCGCCGTCGGGGCCGAGGACGTGCGAGATCTGTTCGATGATCTGCCGCTCGGCCACCGCCGAGTCGACGACGAGGCCCGCGACCGCGATCACGACGATCAGGAAAGGCGTCAGCGAGAAGACGGTGTAGTAGGCGAGCGACGCGCCGAGGCGCATGGCGTCGTCCTCCCACCAGCACTGCAAGGTCCGTCCGAGCAGTCGTCCGAGGCCGCGCACGGCGAGCGATATAGCGGAACCGCCCGCGCCGTGCCGAGGGGGCGCGGCGGCGCCGGGAGACGCTCGGGTGTGGCCCGCGCCGCGCGGCGGCTCGCCTCGCGAGCGACTCGATCGGCGCCTCGACCCGTCGCGATGCTCCTGCGCGGCTGCGCGCACGTCCTGCCCGGCGATCCGCCTTGAGCGGCGGGGCGGCCGATAATAGGGTGACCGGGCGTGCCATATTACCCGGCGTATCTCGACCTGCGTGGGCGTCCGTGCATCGTGATCGGGGGCGGAGAGATCGCCGCGCGCAAGGTCGCGTCGTTCCGCGAGGCCGGGGCGCGCGTGACGGTGGTGAGCCCGACCCTCACCGGGGAGCTCCGCGGGCTCGCCGACACGCGCGCGATCGTCCACCACGCCCGCGCGTATCAGCGCGGCGACCTCGACGGCGCGTGGCTCGCCTGCGTCGCCACCGACGACGAAGCCTTGCATGCGGCGATCGCGGCGGAGGCCGCGGAGGCGCGCGTCTTCCTGAACGTCGTCGACCGACCGCGCCTCGGCGGCTTCATCGTCCCGGCGGTGGTGCGCCGCGGCCCGGTGCGCGTCGCGGTTTCGACGGGGGGCGCGAGCCCGGCCCTCGCGAAGCGGCTCGCGCGCGAGCTCGACGCGACGCTCGGCGCCGAGTGGGGCGTCGCGGCGCGCGTCCTCGGCGCGCTGCGCGCGCGGCTCGACGCCGGCGACGCGTCGGCGCGCGGCCGGATCTTCTCGGCGCTCGCCGACGCGCCGCTTCTCCGCGCCATCCGCGAGCGCGACGCGGCGCGCGTCGAGGCGCTCCTGAGCGAGCACGTCGGGGCGCGGACGACGCTCGCCGAGCTCGGCATCGACCTCGCGCCGGGGGCGGATCGCTAACCCCATGGACCTCCTGCTGCTGAAGGTCGCGCTCGTCGCCTATCTGGCCGCCACCGTCGGCCTGAGCCTGCACCTCCTGAGCCTCATGCCGGCTGCGCGCCGGATCGGCACCCTCGCCCTCGCTGCGGCGTTCGCGGCGCACGGCGCGAGCATCCTCCTGCGCTCGATCGCCGCGGGCTATCCCGCCTTCACGACCGAGTACGAGGCGCTGTCGTTCTTCGCCTGGCTCACCGTCGGCGTCTATCTCGGGGTGCAGGTGCGCTACCACCTGCCCGCCGTCGGCGCGGTCGTCGCGCCGCTCGCCTTCACGGTGACGCTCGCGTCGTTCGCGTTCTACGCCGGCGTGCGCGAGCTGCCCCCGAACCTCCGGAGCGCCTGGCTGCCCGTGCACGTGACCGCCGCCTTTCTCGGCAACGCGGTGCTCGCGCTCGCGTTCTGCGTGAGCCTCGTCTACCTCTTCCGGGAGCGGCAGCTGAAGGAGAAACGCATCGGCGGACTCTCGAGCCGGCTGCCGTCGCTCGAGGCGCTCGATACGCTCAACTACCGCGCCCTCGCCTGGGGCTTCCCGCTCCTCACGCTCGGCATCGTGACCGGCGCGCTCTTCGCGAAGCACACCTGGGGACGGTTCTGGTCGTGGGACGAGCGCGAGATCTTCTCGCTCATCACCTGGGGCGTCTACGCCGGGCTGCTCGAGGGCCGCATGGTGGTCGGATGGCGCGGCCGGCGCGCCGCGACCGTCACGATCCTCGGCTTCGCGGTCCTCTTCGTGTCGTTCGTCTTCGGGCACATGATCTTTCCCGGCAAGCACGGAGGGAGCTTCGACTGAGCGTGACGCGCGACCTCTGCATCGTCGGC is a genomic window containing:
- a CDS encoding ABC transporter substrate-binding protein — protein: MSCGRPTATAAPPGTVVIALESAPTALDPRFTTDANSSLVSELVSDGLTTHDARGEAVPALAAWRHPSPLEWQFTLRPDVRFHDGTPLTAADVIATYRSVLDPAVGSPKREALAAIVAVEALDPRTVAFRLREVSASFLESTSLGILPARLTTTGPVAPAAVVGTGPFRVAGLLDGGGVDLAPWGEAPDGAPRLARVRFRVVPDGVVRALELANGGVHLVQNALDPDLLPWLAARPALELVVSPGTTFQYLGLNLRDPRLADRRVRTAIAAGIDREAIVRHLLRGTATPATGLLPPSHWAYAGDVARHPYDPARAAALLRAAGLGADADAALRRFSYKTSTVELRRRIAEVFQHDLGTLGLALDIRSYEWATFYEDIKRGNFELYALAWVGVRDPDIYFRMFHSTMRPPAGVNRGGYADPAMDGLVAAARATEDRGERRRLYAEVQRRAAADLPIVPLWWAENVVVKHRALTGFVPAPDGSLRSLAHATFVEAADRAPPDTRTSGAD
- a CDS encoding transglycosylase SLT domain-containing protein; amino-acid sequence: MIARSVRRSFVALVALVATAGASQAKPPSLFPEPAALRAQVAFWERIFGVYSKHQIVLHDPENLARVYSVLDFRDRAAAGESELVLELAERDAVAQERERIRGVLLRLDARQGNTGGLDDDERKLWDLFGKDKDPKRFALAADAGRIRSQRGLRERFAEGVRISRRYLAEMEEVFRREGLPVELTRLPLVESCFDIEAYSKVGAAGIWQFMPSTGRNYMAIAGVVDERRDPLRATRGAALHLKENYEVLGNWPLAITAYNHGRAGMARAARETGTDDIGKIVKRYRGPLFGFASRNFYAEFLAALHVERRYRDYFGELQFEGPFVGDEVRLSEALAGHVAASCADVPPAELAALNPAVDSAVFLGGGNIPRGYLLRVPQGTAGAFQQRLAQIAADARIVAVRSGRKADGRSVAVRATPRGAAGGEVAARTHTVRRGQTLSHIAERYRVPVGKLRDANRLRGNSVKAGQVLRIPTG
- a CDS encoding YihY/virulence factor BrkB family protein, whose product is MRGLGRLLGRTLQCWWEDDAMRLGASLAYYTVFSLTPFLIVVIAVAGLVVDSAVAERQIIEQISHVLGPDGGAAVRGLLEGARKPGAGGVAAATSLVTILLGATAVFSELQSGLNGIWRVPTTDAGVASIVLARLRSFALVVGIGFLLIVSLVLHAIAAAVQTWFGTFLYTQHLLALVTSALMFGMIFKVLPDTPVAWRDVGVGAAVTATLFSVGQWALARYLGSSGVASVYGAAGSLVVILVWVYYSAQVFFLGAEFTHVYATTYGSRAGAFEAERAAAPPAKRARSAGAETATRPPEA
- a CDS encoding bifunctional precorrin-2 dehydrogenase/sirohydrochlorin ferrochelatase codes for the protein MPYYPAYLDLRGRPCIVIGGGEIAARKVASFREAGARVTVVSPTLTGELRGLADTRAIVHHARAYQRGDLDGAWLACVATDDEALHAAIAAEAAEARVFLNVVDRPRLGGFIVPAVVRRGPVRVAVSTGGASPALAKRLARELDATLGAEWGVAARVLGALRARLDAGDASARGRIFSALADAPLLRAIRERDAARVEALLSEHVGARTTLAELGIDLAPGADR
- the ccsB gene encoding c-type cytochrome biogenesis protein CcsB — encoded protein: MDLLLLKVALVAYLAATVGLSLHLLSLMPAARRIGTLALAAAFAAHGASILLRSIAAGYPAFTTEYEALSFFAWLTVGVYLGVQVRYHLPAVGAVVAPLAFTVTLASFAFYAGVRELPPNLRSAWLPVHVTAAFLGNAVLALAFCVSLVYLFRERQLKEKRIGGLSSRLPSLEALDTLNYRALAWGFPLLTLGIVTGALFAKHTWGRFWSWDEREIFSLITWGVYAGLLEGRMVVGWRGRRAATVTILGFAVLFVSFVFGHMIFPGKHGGSFD